From the Pyxidicoccus trucidator genome, one window contains:
- a CDS encoding TadE/TadG family type IV pilus assembly protein, producing MHSPRQRRAPRRGAATVEFALAVPVLVMILMFSMYLTELVRAKVKLLELARYSSWEMTSYTLSDFGNADHDGAFEDAKREAMEEVQERFRDMDSVETNAQPGSFIARYANIQADVTNKDVPFIEAGLVLGNSSDGMANTILGAVNGGANGLLGFWRFNTKGWVESRVSMSFDNVILPQRYLERGQGGFAQVDTFGGQSLASLQLSTRHSMYATGWHLPDGGDAVINGRRAGGHTEGSDPHGLYAQVNRMTFLGVKERIESSPVGAALDFFKSFAPAFLGTFVISKNYGLPDAPPSDCTGVDSYPLPAAHGLQDQMSDDVELLDTERPQCFDTAPFRDNTYANAQYAKIFAARGEHFMGCKNPQAEDASAPTSNDSTQGDKNEDIINCE from the coding sequence ATGCACTCTCCAAGACAGCGCAGGGCCCCGCGCCGGGGCGCCGCCACCGTCGAGTTCGCGCTCGCCGTGCCGGTGCTGGTGATGATTTTGATGTTCAGCATGTATCTCACCGAGCTGGTGCGGGCGAAGGTGAAGCTCCTGGAGCTGGCGCGCTACTCCTCCTGGGAGATGACCAGCTACACCCTGTCCGACTTCGGCAACGCGGACCATGACGGCGCCTTCGAGGACGCGAAGCGCGAGGCCATGGAAGAGGTCCAGGAGCGCTTCAGGGACATGGACTCGGTGGAGACCAATGCCCAGCCCGGCTCCTTCATCGCGCGCTACGCCAACATCCAGGCGGATGTGACCAACAAGGACGTGCCCTTCATCGAGGCCGGCCTGGTGCTGGGCAACAGCAGCGACGGCATGGCCAACACCATCCTCGGCGCGGTGAACGGCGGCGCCAACGGCCTGCTGGGCTTCTGGCGGTTCAACACCAAGGGCTGGGTGGAGTCGCGGGTGTCGATGAGCTTCGACAACGTCATCCTCCCCCAGCGCTATCTCGAGCGGGGCCAGGGCGGCTTCGCCCAGGTGGACACCTTCGGAGGCCAGTCGCTCGCCAGCCTGCAGCTGAGCACCCGCCACTCCATGTACGCCACCGGGTGGCACCTGCCGGACGGCGGCGATGCTGTCATCAATGGCCGGCGGGCGGGCGGTCATACCGAGGGCAGCGACCCCCATGGCCTGTACGCGCAGGTCAACCGGATGACCTTCCTGGGCGTCAAGGAGCGCATCGAGAGCTCGCCGGTGGGGGCCGCGCTGGACTTCTTCAAGTCCTTCGCGCCGGCCTTCCTCGGCACCTTCGTCATCTCCAAGAACTACGGGTTGCCGGACGCGCCTCCGTCCGACTGCACCGGTGTCGACAGCTATCCACTGCCCGCGGCGCACGGCCTCCAGGACCAGATGTCGGACGACGTCGAGCTGCTCGACACGGAGCGGCCGCAGTGCTTCGACACCGCTCCGTTCCGGGACAACACGTATGCGAACGCGCAGTACGCGAAGATCTTCGCGGCCCGCGGTGAGCACTTCATGGGCTGCAAGAACCCCCAGGCGGAGGATGCGTCGGCGCCCACCAGCAACGACTCCACCCAGGGCGACAAGAACGAGGACATCATCAACTGTGAGTAG